The window ATGACCTTCCTCGCACCGGGTTCGCGCAGCTCCACATGGCGAATCGCCTGCTGAACGCAGCTTCTTCGGGCGACCTGGCGCACGTCGACTCGCTGCTGGCGGAGCTGGAAGCCGGCGGCATGAGCGAGCCGGGCCTCCTGACACTCGTGAGCACCGCACTCGCTCGACCATGTTCAGCGGGCACCGGCTGCGCGGCGGCCATCGCCCCGCTCCGCGAACGGTGGCTGCCTCGCCTCCGCTCATTCGCCGGCTCCACCCTCCCGCAGGCCGACACGGTACGCGCCAATCTGGTCGTGGTCACCGCTGCGTTGGAACCCGACGCTGCATTGGACTGGCACCGTGCCGTGCAGGACTCCGCCCTCGCGCAGCAGGCCGCCTGGATGGCTGCGCAGACGATGCACCACACCGACTTCTGGACTGCGGTGGAGCTGATGCGTAACAACATCCGCCGCGGCTGGAGCAACCAGATGGTGGACGCCATCTATCTGCGTCTCCGGGGCATGGGCGAGGACGACCTCGCCACCGAGATCCTCGCCTCCGAACGTTCGTCCTCCTCGCGCCTGTGGAACCGGCTGCGATGGGCCGAAGCACTGCATGGCGTCGGGCGCGCCGACGACGCACGCACGACCGCCCTCGCCGCCCTCGACGACTGGGACACGGCGACCGATCCGCTCGCCGGCTCCAACATCTTCCGGATCTACGACGAGCTCGGCCTATACCCGCGGCTCATCGAGTGGGCCTGGTCCCGCCCTGAAGGACCCGCGCGCGCGGGCGCACTCCTGTCTGTACTGCAGGGGCTGCGACGCGTGGAATAGGCCTGAGTTGTCCGCCATGCATGGACACGATTTCCCATCACCCCCGCTCGCTCGCCCTGGCGCTCGACGCGCCGCCGGGCCGTACCCGCATCGAGCAGATCCAGCTGCCGCTGGTAGACCCATGCGCGATTGCATGCCCGACGGGTCACGGGCGGGCGTCGAATCGTCCATTTACTCGCGGCCTGCCGACTGAATGGAGGATTCGGTGCGCTATGCGCACCGAAGTTTCCATCCGAGCCTCGCGCGTGAAGACCGATGGATAGTTCGCGGCGCCATGCGCCGCGAATCCTCCATCTGCGCGGATGGCCATGGGCAATTGGAGGATTGGAAGCACCGAACATTCAGGAGCAGGCGCGGGGCCTTGCGGTCGCCGCCCGCACCACCCACCGTGACCCGGAGAACACAGCGGATTACCCCTCCGCCTCCCTCATGTGTGCCTGTCCAGGAGCCACGACCATGGTCCATCCAGCTGTCGCGCGCACCGCGCTTCTCACGCTTTCCGTCGCCGCCCTGGCCGCACCGGCGCACGGCCAGCAGCCGACCGCGTTCGTCGGCGGCACTCTGATCGACGGCACCGGCCGCGCACCCGTGAGCGACGCCGTCGTCGTGACCGGCGAGGGCCGCATCGTGTGCGCGGGCTCGCGCGCGACGTGTGCGGTGCCGGCCGGTGCCGCGACGGTGGACGTGCGGAACCGCTGGATCATGCCGGGCATCGTCGATGCGCACGTCCACTACTCGCAGACCGGCTGGGCGGATGGCCGGCCGGACGCGCTCGACATGATGGAGCGATTCCCCTACATCGAGACGGTGACGGCGCTGAAGGATCCGACACCGTTCTATCGCGCGAATCTGTGCAGCGGTGTCACTGCGACGTTCGATGTCGGGGGCTATCCGTGGACGTGGAGCCTGCGCGAGCCCGCGGATCACGATGCGCACGCGCCGCATGTCGCCGCGGCGGGGCCGCTGCTGTCCACACGCGACCACTGGCTGAACACGCCGGCGGAGCGCCAGTTCATTCACATCGGCAGCGACTCCGCGACCGAGGCGGGCGCGAGGCTGATCATCGCGAACCAGTCCGATGCCATGAAGGTCTGGTTCCTCGCCTCCGAGCGCTCCGACGATGCCGCTGCGATGGTGCGGCGCCTCGAGCTGGCCGGCGAGCGTGCACGCGCTGCGGACATCCCGCTGATCGTGCACGCGACGAACCTGTGGGGCGCGAAGCAGGCGCTGCGCGCGGGCGCGCGGCTGCTCGTGCACAGCGTCGAGAACGCACCCGTCGATGACGAGTTCCTGGAGCTCGCGAAACGGAATGGCACCGTGTACACGCCGACGCTCGTCGTGCGCAATGGCTATCGTCAGCTCGCCGCGCGCGACTTCGATGACGCGGCGTACGGCGCCGGGCTCGCGTGCGTCGATCCGGCGTCACGCGCGAAGGCGTTCCTGTCCGATTCACTGCCCGATGGCCAGAATGCCGAGGCGGTGGAGCGGGCGGCAGTCGCTGCCGAACGATCGTTCGAGCTCATGGCTGCGAACGTGCGCGCCGTGCACGCGGCCGGCATTCCCGTCGCCATGGGCACCGACGCCGGCAATCCGCTCACGCTGCACGGCCCGTCCGTCCACCTCGAGATCGAAGCGCTGCACCGCGCGGGACTCCCGGCGATGGACGTCATCGTCGCGGCCACGCGCAATGGCGCACTCGCCATGGGCCGGCTCGACGACTTCGGCACGATCGAAACCGGCAAGGCCGCCGACCTCGTCATCCTGTCCGCGGACCCGCTCGCCGATGTGCGTAACATCCGCCGCATCGAGCACGTCGTGCGGGCCGGCGTGGTGCACGATCGTTCAGCGCTCGAGTGGAGATAGGGAAGGCCCAACCGGTGATCGGACCAATGCCATGCTCCGTCTGGAACGGCGTCAGGTCGCTGGCGGCCGCGACGGGCGGCTCCATATCGTCCGGCTCTGCATTGTCGCCGCCCCCGCACGACGCCAGCACCTTGACGTCGCCAGCCGTCTCGACGCGCGTGGATCCACGGAGTAAGGTCATGCTTGCCACCCTTGACGAGCAGCCAGCCGCGTAGCACTATTTTCTGAGCCGCTGTTTCCTGCCCCGGCGGCTTGACATTCCAGACCACATTCCTCGGATCTATCTCGCCCGAGCTCGCCGGCATCCGTGCCGCGAATTCGGTCTTGCGGGTTCTCTGCTTTCGCGGAGACCGGTCGCGCGGTTTCGACTGAGCATCGCCGCCGCACAGCAAGCGGTGCAGGTGCCAGGCGAACACTGCGGGGTGACCGGCGCGGCGGGACTGGCATGCAGCCAGTCCTGATCTACCCATCCATGGGCAATGCCGGCCCGAGGAGGAACGATGCCTGGCCGCAAATCAGGTCCCGGAAAAGGCCGCGCCGGTCGCGTCGAAAAAACCCGCGTCGATATCGATGTCAGAGACCTCAAGGGCGGCGGCATCGCGAACGCCCAGGTGGAGCTCACGCCGTTTCCGAAAGGTGAGCCCGTTACACTGAAGTTCGACCCGGGCACCGGCAGCTATCGCGGCACCGTCGCGCCGGGCCGCTACACCGCCTCTGTCGCGCACCGGGGATCCGAGCGACAGCAGCGCCGCGTGGACGTGCAGCCCGCCGGGAACCAGGAAGTGTTCATCCTCGGTCCCCGTGGGCTGCCGTTCTATTACCGCGGCCGGGTGAAGACGCCATTCGAGCCACGGCCGGAACTCGTGGCGCTCGTACTGCGCCATGTCCGAGGCGAGGCGGACCGCGAGGTGGAGCAGATCGCGCGCGGCCTGGGATTGGAACCGGTCGAAGTCTCCGAGGAGATCCGCCAGGCCCGCGGACGGATTTTCCGCCTGCCCGGGCGAGCCGCGGCCGAGGGAAGCGCGGAGATCGCCCGACGGCTGGAAGCGGTCAGGAGCGTCGAGCACGCGGGCTTCGTGGTAGGATTACGTGACGAGTCGGTCTCGTTCCTGACGGACGAGCTGATCGTCCGCTTCCAGTCGCAGGTGGCCGAGGATGAGGTACGGAAACTGGCGGCGGAGTACCAGCTCGAGATCCTGAGGTCGGTGCCGTACTCGCCCAACACGTGGCATTTCCGTGCGCGCGAAGCGCAGGGGTATAGGCTGCTCGATACCGCGGCGCGCCTGGCCGATCTGGAGGAAGTCGACTGGGCGGAGCCCAATCTGGTCACCACGGTGGAGCTGGATGCGATCGTGCCCACCGACTTCCTGTGGAATGGCGTGTGGGACCGTCAGCTCGTCGGCTGCCCGGATGCGTGGCAGGAGCTGCAGGACGCCGGTCATCAGCCCTTCGGTGAACCCACCATCGTCATCGCTACCGTCGATCAGGGTATCGAGTCTGCCGCCGGCGTTCCGGTGAATCCCGAGTTCCAGGGGAATGTGAGCAACGGCACGGCGAAGACCTACCAGTTGTTCGATTTCATCAATCTCGTGCCGGACAATGACACCCCCATCGGCAGCCATGGGATGGGAGTGGCCGGCGTGTGCGGCGCCCTGGCGGACAATCCCTCGCCGGTCGCCGGCGTGGGTGAGGGGCTGGCGGGGTCGGCGCCGAACTGCCGGATCATGGGGCTCATCTACCCCTCGAGCGATGTCGACATCACGGACATGTTCATCTGGGCAGCAGGATTCAATCCCAACAGTCCGCGCGTCGGCTTTCCGGCTCCGATCACGCCGGGAGCCGATGTCTTCACGTGCAGCATCGGCTTCGGTGCGGGCAGCGCGATCTCCGGCGCCGCAATGGCGATGCTCGATTATCTCACCACCTATGGCCGCGGCGGCAGGGGCTGCCCCTGTTTCTTCTCCACCGGGAATGCCAATGCCAACATTTCCCCCACCCACCGGCCGTGGGCGGCGTATGAGCGCTCGATCGCGATCGCCGCTTCGACACTGGATACGGACGGCACAACCGAGATCCGAGCCCCAACGAGCGGATGGGGCGTCAACATCCAGCTCTGCGCGCCGAGCCATCGCGGCGCGGTTCACAATCCCCCCGCATCGTACAGAACCGTGTCCTGCGCCCTCACCGGCCAGGGACAGCTCATCGGACACGCGACTGCCCAGACCACGCTGACAGCAGCCGTGGCGGCGGGAGCCACCAGCCTTCAGGTGGGGTCTGTCACCGGTTTCGCCGCGGGGAGCATGCTGCTCCTGGAACTGCCCGGGAACGCGGGGTGGGAAGCCGTGATGATCACGGGCGCCCCGAACCCGGCCACGAACCAGATTCCGATCGCCGCCGTGCTCAACGCCCACGTTGCGGGCACCCCCGTGTCGACCGGTCCGAGAGAGTACGCGTTCTTCGGCGGCACCTCATCCGCTACGCCGCTCAGCGCGGGCGTCGCTGCTCTCGTGCTCTCGGCCAATCCGGCGCTCACCTGGGTGGAGCTGCGGCAGATCCTTCGCGACAGCGCGGAGAAGATCAACGCCGCTACCACCGAAAGTCACCCGACGAACCCCGCGGGCGATTTCCGCTGGCGTGACGCGAACGGCAACTTCTCGGTCACCACCGGACTGCCGCCTGTCTGGAGCCCGGGATACGGCTTCGGGCGTATCGACGCGTTCGAGGCCGTCCAGGATGCACTCGCGTACGGCTTCACCCGCGACATCATGGTGCGGGAGAACCTGGCAGACGTCGGAACCGTGCCATCGGGCGGCGTCATCTGGAACAGCCCCGATATCTGGGTACGCAACACCGACCCGGCCATCGAAGGCGCTGCCGGCCTGCCGGCGGGATACGGCTCGCTGCCGCCTCACCAGGCCCCGATCGCCGGCCAGATGAACTGGCTCTACGGTCGGTTTCGAAATATCGGCACGGACGCCGCGCTCGATTTCTGGGTCCGCCTCTATCTGACCCATTGGCCGGGAGCCGAGTTCACGTATCCGACCTCGTTCATCCCCACGCCGCGTCCCGGTGCGGCAGTGCCATCGCCACTGCTGCCGGGCACGTACCTGATCGGCGAGGTGAAGTACTCCGGGCTTGCGGCGGGGGCGAGCGATGTGGTGAGCGTCCCGTGGCCGGCGGCGCTCATCCCGCCAGAGACGGTCGTGGTCGGAGCATCGACGGTGCAATGGCATCCCTGCCTGCTCCTCGAGATCTCCCCCCACGACGGGCCCACGCCATCGGGCATTCACGTGTGGGATGACAACAATCTGGCGCAGAAGAATATCTCCATCGTCTACGCTGACGCAGCTGATTTCGAGGTGGCTGCGGTCATTGGAAACGCGGACGGCCGGCGACGGGAGATCGTCCTGGAGATCGACCGCCAGGGTGTGCCGTCGCACGTGCGGCTCTGGGTGGATCTGCTCGCGCCGCGGTTGAAGGAGCGTCTGCGCCATCAGGTGACGGAGCCATGGGGCCAGGGTTGCGACGATGTGACCGTCACACTGCTGGAGGAGACGAGAGTGCGGCTGGACCCTGGCTGGAAGTGCCGGCACGGGGCAACGGTAACAACGCTGCCGGCTCGGACCCGCCTGCGCTGCAGCGCCGTTGCGATGAAGGAGGGTGAGCGGTCCAACGTCACCCTCGGTCATCACGGTGGCCGCGATGTGGCCTTCCTGGCCGGACACGGGACGACGCGCATTCCCGGCATTGTGACCGCAGGCGAGCCGCTCCTGGTGGTGATCGGAGGCTACGTCCCTGAAGGCGTGCCACCGGGTACCTATACCATCGGCGTCAATCAGCGCGACACCAGCGGCGCTCTCACGGGCGCATTCGGGATCGAAGTCGAGGTCGGGGAGCGGGGCGGCCGCCCGCGCAGGCGTGTCAGGAAGCAGCGGTAGCAACAGCGGCGCTTCTTCACGTTCACATCCGGCACAACTGCCGGGGGAGTGATAGTCATGAGACGCAACATCCTGACGGCTCTGATACTCCTGGGCGTCGCAGGCTGCGACACGTGTCGGCCCGGTACGGGAAACTTTGCGCTCATCGGGTTCTGGGACATCCCTGCGGGCGATACGTTCACGCTCCAGACACCCACACCGGGCGGTCAGACGGTCAACCTGATCGCGCGAGTCTACTATCCATCGTATGACGGATCGGCTCTGGAGGATCCGGATAATCCGAACTACGAGGGGATCGAAGTCGCCGAGGGCCAGCATCCCCTCATCGTGTTCGGTCACGGTCAGTACAGTCTGGGGTCACCCACGAACTACCTGGGTATGACCAACCTGATGCACCACCTGGCTTCGTGGGGCTATATCTGCGTCTCGCTGAATCTCGACGTGGTGCAGGGACAGTGGCCGAGTCACCAGCAGGGCATTCCCCAACGCGGGGAGCTCCTGCTCGCCGCGGTGGATCGTCTCCTTCAGCTCAACAGCGATCCCGCCTCGCTCTTCTACCAGAAGGTCGATCCGTCGAAGATCGCGCTGATCGGTCACTCGCGTGGGGGTGGCGGCGCGATCTCGGCGGTGAATCGGAACCTGGCGCAGGGCTCACCGCGCGCGATCCTCGCGCTGGCTACGATCTCGCCCGTCGACTTTCACACCCAGCCGGTCCAGGCGGGAGTGCCGCATCTGTCGCTGTACGGCAGCTGGGACGGCGACCTGTCGAGCGGTCACGGCCCGCGCATCTGGGACGGCGGCCTGCGGCTCGCGCCCAAGCAGCACGTCGAGATTTACGGCGCCAATCACTTCCACTTCACGGATGCCATCACCTACGCGGGCGAGAATGTCGAGATCACCCGCGAGGACCATCACGAGCTCGCGCAGGGGTTCATCAATGCATGGTTCGACATCCACGTGCGCGGCAACGACCGCTACGACTGGCCGCTCTACCTCGCCGGCCTGAGGGACATGCGGCCCGGTGTGAACAGGTACCTCCAGATCCTGTCGCATGATTTCCTCAGCGTGGACAATGGCAGCCCGCTCGGTTCCGCAGGCGCCAACAATCTCGGCGGCACGAACTCGTTCACCACGCTCCCGCTCTTCGAAGACCGCATGTTGAACAGCTCCAGCGACCACTTCTACAATCAGAGCGAGGGCCTCATCGCACACTGGGACGGGACCGCGGACGAGCTCGTGTTCTCCTTCAGCCCCCAGAACGTGGGCACGTATTCCTACCTGCACTTCCGGGTGAGCCAGCGTCCGGGGAACGCCCTCAATGTTCTGGATACGTTCAAGAACTTCCGGGTACAATTGACCGATGCACCCAGCAACACGGCCGTGGTGACGATCAGGGATTATCTGGGAGGGCTCCAGTATCCGGACGAATCCGGCTCACTGCCGGCGGGGAGCACGCACCAGTACAAGGCGATCATGCGCTCGTTCCGGATCCCGCTGACCGACTTCGCCGGTGTAAACCTCAACGCGATCAGGGAGATCCGATTCCTCTTCGATCGCCAGAACGAGGCGGGATTCCGCAACACGACCGGCGCCATCGCCATCGACGACGTCGAGTTCAGCCGCTAGTCGAAGCAAGGAGACCAGCATGACTACAAGGACCCTGATCGGCCTGCTGGCAACGGGTGCGATCCTCGCGACTGTGGCCGTTGCCCAGGTACGCAGCGACCGCAACCCGGCCGGCACGGGCGACCGCGCCGGTACGGAGTTCCAGGTGCCCCCTGGCGAGCAGCAACAGCCAGCCCGGCAGCAACCCCTGCGCGTCGACAGCCTCCAGGTGCAGCGGATCGCTGGCGCGAGTGATCTCGGTGCCGCCGGGGATCTGCTCATCACGTTTCATGGCCAGGGGTTCGCCCTCACATCCCTGGCGCCGCGACTGATCATCAGTGGGGATCTCGCGCTCGAGTCGACCGAGATCAACCGCGATGGCACGGAACTCTACGTGGTGCTGCCGCGCAACCTGATGAGCCGCATCGAGGCCATGCGCTTCGATAGTGTGACCGTCGCCAACCCCGGCGCTCGACAGGATACGGAGTTCGCACGCGCTTCCGTCCGTGCAACATCGGCGCGGCTGCTGCGTCCCGATCCGACTGCCCCGGCGGTCAGAGTCCTCTATCGCGACGGCGCCTTCAGCCGGGAACCTGCCGGACCGTAATCGGCCCGGAGGCCGTTGCGCGGGCCGGCGACACGATGGCAGACACGGTGGCCAGGCCGCGGAAGCCGTTGGAGGCCCGCTCCTGAACCAGCGGCACGCTGGGTCTGCCGCAGCCCCGCAGCGAGGATCAGTTTGTCATGTCGCACGCGGGCACGAGCTTCATTTCACCCGCGGCACCTGCCCCGCCCCTCGACCGGCACAGGAGCAACACTCCAGTGGCCCGATCAGGAGTCCTCGCCGGAATCGAGGCGGGCGGGCATCCGGTTGTCGTAATTCGTTGCGCGGCAATACGACCCCTTGTCGCAGAACGGTCTCCGAGGGTGTTGTTTGCCGGGCAACGAGATCCATCGGCAAGCCCCTGACCGACCCCCGCACTTCCTTGCGCCGCAAACGCCGTCGCAACCACCGCCACAACCACCGCCGCAACCACCACCGCGACCACCACCGCGACCGGCGCAGCGCTGACGGGCGTCGTCAGAAATCCTTCCGACGGAATGTGCGCAGGCCGAGCGCGAGCGGGACGGCGACCCAGCCGGTCAGAGCGATCGTGGCGAGGAGGGCACCGGCAGCGGTGCCGAAGAAGCGGGCGAACACGGCGCCGGTGTAGCCCATGAGGGCGGCCGCATCGAATCGTATGAGCAGCAGCACGCGCCCGAGATCGAGTGGGTTCGCGAGCATGAGCGCGAGCATCGGCTTCTCGAGCGGGTAGTCGCCGAACGCGACGGTGAGGAGGAGGACGAAGCCGTCGTAGACCACGGCGAGCATGAGCCAGAGCAGCACGGCGGCGCCCAGCCCCTGGGCACGGTCATCGAGCCAGAGTGCGACAACGAAGGCGATGGCGGTGAACACGAACGTGAGGGCGATGCCGACCGCCAGCAGCGTCAGCAGCGTGGCCGCTCCGCCGGCGGAGCCGAGGCGCCCCAGGAACGGCACCGCCACGCCGGCCGTGAACGCTGCCGCGAGTGGCACGCTCAGGCCGAGATAGAGACCTCCGAACAGCTGGGGCCTGCTGACGGGGTGGGAGAGGAGCAGCTCGTTGAACTCGCGCGCGCCGTAGAGGTAGACGGTGCCGAAGACGAGGCTCATGAGCGGGATCACGAAGAGCACCACGTTCATGAGCGAGAGGAGTGCGCGCTCGCCGCCGCCACCAAAACGCAGCAGGGCCTCGGTGAGCAGGAGGAAGAAGACCGCGTAGGCGATCAGCCAGCGGCCGCGCAGCACGTCGCGCAGCTCGTAGCGGAGCACCTTGAGCATCGTGCTCATGCATTCCCCCCGCACCGAACGGACGTCCGCGCGGTGATCACGCCGGATCCTCCGCTGCTGCGACGGAAGCGCGCTGCCGAAGCATCAGTCGCGCAACGGCACGCTCCAGCGTGGGCTCCCCGGTCGCGGCCAGCAGCGCCGTGAGGGAGTCCGCCCACTTCACCGTGCCGTCCAGCAGCACGACGACATCATCCGCCAGCTGCTCCACCTCGCTCAGCACGTGGCTCGTGAGCAGCACGGTCCTGCCGCGCTCGCGTTCGTTCCTGATCCTGTCCTTGAGCACACCGCTCGCAATGGGATCCAGACCGGCGGTCGGCTCGTCGAGAATGACGAGCCGAGGATCGAACAGGAACGCGGCTGCCGCGCTCACCTTCTGGCGGTTGCCACCGCTCAGGATGCGGATCGGTTTGTCCAGCTCCGGCTCCAGCTCCAACGCGTCGAGCAGCTCGCGGTGCTGCGCCGATCCGGCCCCGCGCAGGTCGCTGACCATGGCCATGATCTCGCGTCCGCTCAGGTTCTCGGGGAACCGGGCGGCCTGTGGCATGTAGCCGATGTCCCTGCGGTACGCGCAGTCGCCGTTCAGCACGGTACCGTCGATCTCGATCGTGCCCGCATCGGGCATCACCAGGCCCAGCAGCATCTTCATCAACGTCGTCTTGCCACTGCCGTTCGGGCCGAGGACGGCTGTGATCCGGCCGGTGCGGAACTCCACAGTCACGTCCCGCAGGACAGGACGCCGCCGAAACGCCTTGCTCACGCCCGTAACGCGGATCATCGTACGTTCCGGGTCATCCGCGGCCGCTCGTCCACGAGGGTCGCGGGCGTGAGCACGGGCGCCACGCGCTCGGCCGCATCGAGCAGCGTGACGAACAGCGAGCGCAGCAGCACGAGTGAGGGCGCATTGCGTTCCACGATCAGCGAGAACAGCCGCACGGGGCGGAACGGCACATCACCGTAGCCGTCGCGGTCCAGGTCGTAACCGCCGTACCGGTCCCACCAGTTGTTGCGGAACGTGCTGAAATTCTGACGGCTGTTCGTCGAGACGTCGAACGCGTTGCCGTGAAAATCGTTGGCGAAGAACGTGTTGTCCTCGCTGTTCGCCATCAGCTTGATCGCCCACCCGTTGGCGCTGAAGACGTTGTGCTCCAGCTCCGTCCGGTTCATGCCCTCCGCCATGATGCCGACCGTGTTGCGCGTGAAGCGGTTCCGCGCGACACGGCTGTCTGTGATGTCCTTCAGCAGGAGCCCGAACGCCGCGGGTCCGCGGTTGTCCTCGAAACGGTTGTCCTCCATGACCACGTTCCGCGTGTACATGACCGCAATGCCCGCGTGATTCGCACGGAACACGTTGTCGCGATACTCGCACCGGTCGCTGAACATGAAATGGAGACCGTAACGGAGGTTGCCCTCCGCGTGATTCCGCTCGACGCGGCTGTCCTCGACGAACTCGAAGTAGATGCCGTCGCGGTGACCGCGCACGTCGTTGCCCCTGATGAGCACCTGCTTCGAGTACCACAGGTGGATGCCGTTGCCT is drawn from Longimicrobiales bacterium and contains these coding sequences:
- a CDS encoding ABC transporter permease subunit codes for the protein MSTMLKVLRYELRDVLRGRWLIAYAVFFLLLTEALLRFGGGGERALLSLMNVVLFVIPLMSLVFGTVYLYGAREFNELLLSHPVSRPQLFGGLYLGLSVPLAAAFTAGVAVPFLGRLGSAGGAATLLTLLAVGIALTFVFTAIAFVVALWLDDRAQGLGAAVLLWLMLAVVYDGFVLLLTVAFGDYPLEKPMLALMLANPLDLGRVLLLIRFDAAALMGYTGAVFARFFGTAAGALLATIALTGWVAVPLALGLRTFRRKDF
- a CDS encoding amidohydrolase family protein produces the protein MVHPAVARTALLTLSVAALAAPAHGQQPTAFVGGTLIDGTGRAPVSDAVVVTGEGRIVCAGSRATCAVPAGAATVDVRNRWIMPGIVDAHVHYSQTGWADGRPDALDMMERFPYIETVTALKDPTPFYRANLCSGVTATFDVGGYPWTWSLREPADHDAHAPHVAAAGPLLSTRDHWLNTPAERQFIHIGSDSATEAGARLIIANQSDAMKVWFLASERSDDAAAMVRRLELAGERARAADIPLIVHATNLWGAKQALRAGARLLVHSVENAPVDDEFLELAKRNGTVYTPTLVVRNGYRQLAARDFDDAAYGAGLACVDPASRAKAFLSDSLPDGQNAEAVERAAVAAERSFELMAANVRAVHAAGIPVAMGTDAGNPLTLHGPSVHLEIEALHRAGLPAMDVIVAATRNGALAMGRLDDFGTIETGKAADLVILSADPLADVRNIRRIEHVVRAGVVHDRSALEWR
- a CDS encoding ABC transporter ATP-binding protein — its product is MIRVTGVSKAFRRRPVLRDVTVEFRTGRITAVLGPNGSGKTTLMKMLLGLVMPDAGTIEIDGTVLNGDCAYRRDIGYMPQAARFPENLSGREIMAMVSDLRGAGSAQHRELLDALELEPELDKPIRILSGGNRQKVSAAAAFLFDPRLVILDEPTAGLDPIASGVLKDRIRNERERGRTVLLTSHVLSEVEQLADDVVVLLDGTVKWADSLTALLAATGEPTLERAVARLMLRQRASVAAAEDPA
- a CDS encoding nitrous oxide reductase family maturation protein NosD, which codes for MTAGGLILALTLAAADTLIVSPAGPWRTIGDAVTAAQPHDVILVRRGVYREPTILIARPLTLQGEAGSVIDGEGQRQLVRVEADSVTIRGLTLRNVGTSYMEDRAAITVEDASHCVIEGNRIENAFFGIYLANVGWCRIEDNVLVARTTRETAAGNGIHLWYSKQVLIRGNDVRGHRDGIYFEFVEDSRVERNHAEGNLRYGLHFMFSDRCEYRDNVFRANHAGIAVMYTRNVVMEDNRFEDNRGPAAFGLLLKDITDSRVARNRFTRNTVGIMAEGMNRTELEHNVFSANGWAIKLMANSEDNTFFANDFHGNAFDVSTNSRQNFSTFRNNWWDRYGGYDLDRDGYGDVPFRPVRLFSLIVERNAPSLVLLRSLFVTLLDAAERVAPVLTPATLVDERPRMTRNVR
- a CDS encoding S8 family serine peptidase, which codes for MPGRKSGPGKGRAGRVEKTRVDIDVRDLKGGGIANAQVELTPFPKGEPVTLKFDPGTGSYRGTVAPGRYTASVAHRGSERQQRRVDVQPAGNQEVFILGPRGLPFYYRGRVKTPFEPRPELVALVLRHVRGEADREVEQIARGLGLEPVEVSEEIRQARGRIFRLPGRAAAEGSAEIARRLEAVRSVEHAGFVVGLRDESVSFLTDELIVRFQSQVAEDEVRKLAAEYQLEILRSVPYSPNTWHFRAREAQGYRLLDTAARLADLEEVDWAEPNLVTTVELDAIVPTDFLWNGVWDRQLVGCPDAWQELQDAGHQPFGEPTIVIATVDQGIESAAGVPVNPEFQGNVSNGTAKTYQLFDFINLVPDNDTPIGSHGMGVAGVCGALADNPSPVAGVGEGLAGSAPNCRIMGLIYPSSDVDITDMFIWAAGFNPNSPRVGFPAPITPGADVFTCSIGFGAGSAISGAAMAMLDYLTTYGRGGRGCPCFFSTGNANANISPTHRPWAAYERSIAIAASTLDTDGTTEIRAPTSGWGVNIQLCAPSHRGAVHNPPASYRTVSCALTGQGQLIGHATAQTTLTAAVAAGATSLQVGSVTGFAAGSMLLLELPGNAGWEAVMITGAPNPATNQIPIAAVLNAHVAGTPVSTGPREYAFFGGTSSATPLSAGVAALVLSANPALTWVELRQILRDSAEKINAATTESHPTNPAGDFRWRDANGNFSVTTGLPPVWSPGYGFGRIDAFEAVQDALAYGFTRDIMVRENLADVGTVPSGGVIWNSPDIWVRNTDPAIEGAAGLPAGYGSLPPHQAPIAGQMNWLYGRFRNIGTDAALDFWVRLYLTHWPGAEFTYPTSFIPTPRPGAAVPSPLLPGTYLIGEVKYSGLAAGASDVVSVPWPAALIPPETVVVGASTVQWHPCLLLEISPHDGPTPSGIHVWDDNNLAQKNISIVYADAADFEVAAVIGNADGRRREIVLEIDRQGVPSHVRLWVDLLAPRLKERLRHQVTEPWGQGCDDVTVTLLEETRVRLDPGWKCRHGATVTTLPARTRLRCSAVAMKEGERSNVTLGHHGGRDVAFLAGHGTTRIPGIVTAGEPLLVVIGGYVPEGVPPGTYTIGVNQRDTSGALTGAFGIEVEVGERGGRPRRRVRKQR